Proteins encoded together in one Flavobacteriales bacterium window:
- a CDS encoding ABC transporter substrate-binding protein: MPTLTDQTGYDVNVPDEVQRIVSLVPSQSELLWDLGLAGKLAGITKFCIHPEEMFRTIPRVGGTKTLKLDAIRSLRPDLVLANKEENERMQIEELRESCPVWTSDISDLGDSLEMIREVGMMTKTMDAAYDLMGKIGDAFSVIGPLPLGKKRRAAYVIWNDPIMLAAPGSFIDDMMTRCGFINVCPTGQGRYPSVTTEGLRALRPELILLSSEPFPFKEKHLPEWQERFPEIKSVLVDGELFSWYGSRLLHSPEYFKGLRAMLLQE, from the coding sequence ATGCCGACACTTACAGACCAGACCGGCTATGATGTGAATGTACCCGACGAGGTACAACGCATCGTATCGCTTGTACCGTCGCAATCAGAATTGTTGTGGGACTTGGGACTTGCCGGAAAACTGGCCGGGATCACCAAATTCTGCATCCACCCGGAAGAGATGTTCAGGACCATCCCACGTGTTGGAGGCACCAAAACCCTTAAGTTGGACGCCATCCGCAGTCTCCGTCCGGACCTCGTTCTCGCCAACAAGGAGGAGAACGAACGTATGCAGATCGAAGAGCTGCGGGAGTCTTGTCCCGTATGGACCAGCGACATCTCAGACCTCGGAGATTCCCTTGAGATGATCCGTGAGGTGGGAATGATGACAAAGACCATGGATGCCGCTTATGACCTCATGGGTAAGATCGGCGATGCCTTCTCCGTTATCGGCCCCCTACCCCTTGGGAAAAAGAGAAGGGCTGCCTACGTCATCTGGAACGATCCCATCATGTTGGCTGCCCCCGGCAGTTTCATCGACGATATGATGACGCGATGTGGATTTATCAATGTCTGCCCCACCGGACAAGGGCGCTATCCTTCCGTGACCACCGAAGGACTTCGGGCACTCAGACCTGAACTGATCCTTCTCAGCTCAGAACCATTCCCCTTCAAAGAAAAACACCTGCCCGAATGGCAAGAGCGTTTTCCGGAGATCAAAAGTGTATTGGTAGATGGAGAACTCTTCTCCTGGTATGGTTCCAGACTCCTGCACAGTCCGGAATACTTCAAAGGATTAAGAGCGATGCTGCTTCAGGAATAA
- a CDS encoding pyridoxal-phosphate dependent enzyme, whose product MYYNNIIETIGNTPMVKLNRIVADVPATVLAKVETFNPGNSVKDRMALKMIEDAEKDGRLKPGGTVIEGTSGNTGMGLALACIVKGYKLICTTNDKQSKEKMDVLRAMGAEVVVCPTNVTPEDPRSYYSVARRMNQEIPNSFYPNQYDNLSNREAHYETTGPEIWEQTEGKITHFVVGVGTGGTISGVARYLKEKNPDIKVWGIDTYGSVFKKYKETGEFDEKEIYPYITEGIGEDILPKNVDFDLIDHFEKVTDKDGAIYARRLAREEGIFVGYSAGSAVAGIAQMKAQLKKDDLVVVLFHDHGSRYVGKLFNDDWMRERGFLDKVRYTVAHIIRDRLPQDHDVIAVKTDQTIAEAVKIMTEFNISQLPVMNNGTVEGAVSESSLFGKLLDDPNLKSSPVKDVMLAPFPEVKMNDAVEDVAKLITRENPAVIVRDENKTVHIITKHDLIRALAI is encoded by the coding sequence ATGTACTACAACAACATCATCGAAACCATTGGCAATACGCCCATGGTGAAACTGAACCGCATTGTGGCCGACGTGCCTGCCACGGTACTCGCCAAAGTAGAAACGTTTAATCCAGGCAACTCGGTGAAAGACCGCATGGCCCTGAAAATGATTGAAGATGCCGAGAAAGACGGACGACTCAAACCGGGCGGCACCGTCATTGAAGGCACAAGCGGAAATACCGGCATGGGACTCGCACTGGCGTGTATCGTAAAGGGGTATAAACTCATCTGCACGACCAACGACAAGCAGAGCAAGGAGAAGATGGACGTGCTTCGCGCCATGGGCGCAGAAGTGGTCGTTTGCCCTACCAACGTAACCCCCGAAGATCCCCGCTCCTACTACTCCGTAGCGCGCCGGATGAACCAGGAGATCCCCAATTCATTCTACCCGAACCAATACGATAATCTCTCTAACCGGGAAGCCCACTACGAAACCACCGGCCCTGAAATATGGGAACAGACCGAAGGCAAGATCACCCATTTTGTGGTAGGCGTAGGCACCGGAGGCACCATCTCAGGCGTGGCCCGCTACCTTAAGGAGAAAAATCCCGACATCAAGGTGTGGGGCATCGACACCTATGGCTCGGTATTCAAAAAGTATAAGGAAACCGGCGAGTTCGACGAGAAAGAGATCTACCCCTATATTACCGAAGGCATCGGCGAAGACATCCTCCCAAAGAATGTGGATTTCGACCTGATCGATCATTTTGAAAAAGTGACGGACAAAGACGGCGCCATCTACGCCCGCCGGCTGGCACGAGAAGAAGGGATCTTCGTTGGCTATTCCGCCGGATCAGCCGTAGCCGGTATCGCCCAGATGAAAGCACAGCTGAAAAAAGACGACCTCGTGGTCGTCCTCTTCCACGATCATGGCAGCCGCTACGTAGGCAAACTCTTTAACGACGACTGGATGCGGGAACGTGGCTTCCTTGACAAGGTCAGGTACACAGTGGCCCACATCATCCGTGACCGATTACCTCAGGATCATGATGTGATTGCTGTAAAAACCGATCAAACCATCGCAGAAGCCGTGAAAATAATGACCGAGTTCAACATCTCCCAGCTTCCCGTCATGAACAACGGTACGGTGGAAGGTGCCGTATCCGAAAGCAGTCTGTTCGGTAAGTTGCTGGACGACCCCAACCTGAAGTCATCCCCTGTGAAAGATGTGATGCTGGCACCATTCCCGGAAGTAAAGATGAACGATGCGGTGGAAGATGTCGCCAAGCTCATCACGCGCGAAAACCCCGCAGTGATTGTGCGTGACGAGAATAAGACCGTACATATCATTACCAAACACGACCTGATCAGGGCACTGGCCATCTGA